TTTTTTTATTAACGCTATCTAATATTTTCATGACCTTTGCATGGTACGGTCATCTTAAAACCCTTAAAAATGGATTTTTTATACGCAGGTCTATGCCTTTGTGAGGCGGTGTATTTTATTTTTAGATCTTAGGGCCCTTAGAGGCTTCGAACCTTCATTGTTGCTTCCATAATGGTGTCAAACTCAGTTTGGAATTTCTTCAAAACCTTTTTAGCCAAAACTTCAGGCTCAATTTTAAGATCTTCGAGACAAAGAGTTTTAACTGGTGTTCCCTCATTGGTCACATTCACTGCAAAATGAATTTGTGTTGATAAGACGCTTTGTGAAGCAATGCTTATGGATAACTTTCTATCCAGGCTATAAATATCATCTCCATCTCGAAATAATTTATATTTGCTTTTCTTAACAGCTAACATTTCCATTATTTCATCTTTAACAATGGACGCGAATAGTCTTTGTAAAATGACGCCAGAAAAAAGATTCTGATGAAAAATTTCAACAATGAAGTGCAACATAAAACCACCACGAATAGGACTAACCGCAAGTACATCCTCAAGATCTTTCATGTTTGAAAAAGGAATTTCACATGGCCCAAGCCAGGCAAGCACGGAGTTACCTAAAATATTAAAATTTTCATACGCAAACAATGGCCTCAACTGAGACCCATCATATTTAATAATTTTATTTATCCATTTTGTTTTCATTTAGAAAATTCTTTCAGCTTAAATTCTAAAATAAGAATGTAGATCTAATTTATTTGCAATTAATGCCCGTTTGAATCGCTTACAAGACTCACACTCCCCACACCATTTCTCCGCAGTTAAGTAACAGGGCCATAATTCTTTAAATGGCAGTTGTAACTGCATCCCCATGCTTACAATTTCAGTTTTGTTTAAATTCACAGTAAAACAAAATGTTTCTACTTTGTTTTGGGTCGAAAAACTAAAACTATGATCTAAAGCCTTCATAAACTCTAGGGAATTATCAGGAAAAGTGGTGGCTTCTTCCAAATTAAAACCGGGTATTAAATATTTAACTCCCAGGGATTCAGCAAAACCTGCACCGATATTTAAGAAAATTCCATTTCTGTTTGGAACCCACACGGACTTAGCAGTTTGCAAGGAAGTATTGTGATCATCGATACTAACTTCAGACTTTGGAATAGCCAAAGAATTATCAATCAATGAAGACTTTCCAAAGAGCTTCATCCATTGAAGGTCAATAACTTGATGTTTAATTCCCAAATTTTGTGTCAACTTCTGCGAAGCTTGAATCTCTTTCTCAAAAGCCCTCTGCCCGTAATTAAAGGTCAATGCCAGTTCCACCTTCGTTTGTTGAGCAGCTAAATATAAATTAACCGAAGAATCTAATCCCCCGGAAAGGATCACCACTGTTTTATCTGATTTTTTAATATCAGGTTTGTTAATTTTTAAAAGACTCATGTCTGCAAACATCCTCAATAAGTAATTGTATTTTGTTCTGGTTTCTAAACTTATCTCTTTTAATTTTAACAACCACGTCCAAATTATCAAGGCCTTCCGTGATCAGTCTTCTTTGAAAGGAATTAGGATTAAACAGAAGAAAATCATTTTTTTCATTATGACTGGAATCAATGGCCACGAGCTTAAAATGTTTATTTTTTAAAAGAGTGAGTTGAATAAAGGAGACATTTTTAATTAAAAACCGAGGTTCTTCAAAGCCCACTCCAAATGGCTCCATAAACTCAAGCCAAAGATAATTTTTAAAATGCAAGTCCTTCCAGTTGATCTCGGCATCAAATTTTAGTTGATGCTCTGGATGCGGCTTTTCAATAACAATGTCTAACTGATTGTCTAACTGATTCTTCAAGAAATAATGAGTTGCGAGTTTATGAATCCGACTCGCTTCGTCCAAATGAAACTCAAATCCTATGGCACAAGAATGACCTCCGCCATCACAGGTTTCAGATTTAATACTAGAAATAAATTCCACCAGACTCCCAGGGGAATCCTCTGGTTTTCGTCCCGAAGAAATCACCGTTCCTGTTTCTGGATTCACGCTTCCAATAAGGCAAGCGACACCCAATTCCGTCATGAAGTGATTAGCAATAAGTCCTGTGACTCCTGGATGAATTTTATCAGAAAAAAAATAAAGAAAATGATCTCTCTTGATACTCTCTTCTAAATTATTTTCCAAAATATGCTGTTCTACGATATTCACACCCTTATCCTGAAAGGCTCTTCGCTTGGTATTCAAGTCAAGCAACTCTTCGACATAGGCATTTGCCTGTATTTCATTTTCAAGAAAAAGTAATTCCATGGGTTGCTTGTCTTTTTCAAGTCTGCCGAGGGCGTTTATTTTGGGGGCTAACTTTATCCCAATATCCTCAACATCCAATTTCTTGCCCTTTAAATCCAATTTGGATAAAAGAGCCGTGAGTCCCTTATTTTCTACTTTTTTAAAAGATTCAAAGGCAAACTTTAATAACAATCTATTGTCCTTTATCAACGGGACCATATCAGTGATGGTAGCGATGGCGTAATAAGGCAGAAGTTCTTTGATATCAAAGGATGTAGAATACCCTAGATCTAGCATTTTTTTTCTTAAGGCACGAATAAGATATAACGCCACTCCCGCACCACAAAGATAATTCAATCCAGATTTGTCGCCTTCTTGATTGGGATTCACAATACAAAATGCCGATGGCAACCGATCCTGTGGCAAATGATGATCGGTCACAATCACATCCACGCCTAAGTCCTTAGCCTTATCGCAAGCCTCATTAGCTGTGATTCCGACATCCACAGTAAGAATCAAATGACAGCCTCTTGATTTTATTTCCTCCACATAATGGGAGTGAAGGCCATAGCCATCACGATGACGTAAGGGCTGAAAGGGAATAATGAATTTAAATCCTAATTTTTCTAACCCTTCTTTGAGTAAAATAAGCCCAAAGGTACCGTCTAAATCATAGTCCCCATAAATCGCAATTTTTTCTTGACTGTCCAAAGCGAGAAGCAATCTCTGAACTGCCTTATCCATATTTAAGACTAAAAAAGGATCACTTAATGTCGAAATTTTAGGATAAAGAAACTCCTTTATTTCTTGAGAGGATTTGAAACCTCTGGCGATCAGGAATTTTAATAAAAAATCAGGAATCTTTAAAGATTCCTGACTTAAAAGAGGATTTACTTCCATTGTTGTTATGGCCACTAAGCCTTTGCCAGATACTTTAATTTTTCAAAAACAATAATAAATGGAGCCGCCACATAAATTGAAGAATAGGTTCCAAAGAAAATACCAATACAAAGCGCAAAAGCGATATCACCCACCGTGCCGCCAGCAAAAGCGTACAAACTTAAAGCTGAAATGAAAACAGTGCCTGAGGTGATTATGGTTCTGCTCAACATATCATTTATGGCCTTGTTAATAAGAAATGAAATGGGTTTATTTTTATAAGCTTCTTCTGTTTCACGAATTCTATCAAATACCACAATGGTATCATTTAAAGAAAATCCGATTAGAGTCAGAATAGCTGCCAGAATGGGCACATTGACTTCCTTACCAACTAAAACAAATATTCCCAGAGTAATGACGGCATCATGAAACAAACAAATGACCGCACCCGGAGCGTACTTATAATCAAAGCGTAGAGAAATATAAATTAATATCACTAGTAAACAATAAAACACAGAAAGAAAACCGTTCTTTTTTAGCTCCGCTCCCACCTGTGGCCCAACGGAATCAACTCTTCGGATATCTGGCTTTTGCGCACCAAACTCGACCTCGATCATGGTCTTTACTTTAGCAATCGACTGGTTCAGAATATCATTTGTTTCTTTATCCGTAGCTCCAATTTTTCCCTGAAAGCGAATGACAAACTCATTGGTATCACCAAAACTCTGAATTCCAATATCACCAATACCTAATTTTTCTGAGCTGTTTCTTAAACTATCAATGGATACTGGATTTACAAACTTCACTTGAATTTCTGTTCCGCCTCGGAAATCAATTCCATAATTTATTCCACGAATGGCTAAATAAATTAATGAAACAATAACCAAGACCAATGAAATTCCTCCGAAGAGACCAATATTTTTAACAAAATCAAAGCGACCAAAATCATCTTCTTTAACTTTTACATTATTTGTTGTTTTCATTTTTTTCCTACGTCCTTAATTGGGTTTAACAGGCAAACCGATGGATATTTGTTTATAGTTCCACTTAAAAATCAAAGTATCTACAATGAGTTTTGAGACAAACACATTTGCAAAAAGTGTTGTTACAATTCCAATAAGTAAAGTCACTGCAAATCCTTTTACGGGTCCCGTTCCAAAATAAAGCAGGATTCCTCCGGTAGCAGCAACTGTCACATTCGAATCTAGAATGGCTGACATGGCTCGATGATACCCTTCTTTAATGGCCAACTTCCAACTTGCCCCCTTCAAAAGCTCTTCTTTAATCCGTTCTTGAATAAGAACATTCGCATCGACGGCAAATCCCACAGTTAACGCAATCCCTGCTATACCAGGTAAGGTGAGGGTAGCTCCCAAGGCAGTTAGTAATCCAAATACAGAGAGAATATTCACGGCCATGGACACTGTCGCCACAACACCCATTCCACGATAATAAAAAAGCATGAAGAGAATGACCAGAAGACTTCCTACAAAGGCTCCCAATTCGGCCTTCCTAATAGAATCTCCTCCCAGACTGGGCCCAACTCTTCTTTCTTCTAGCTGTTCTAAACTTGCTGGTAAGGACCCAGCTCGTAATGCGGTGGAAATCATTTTTGCTTCAGCTAAGGATTCATCTCGATTCCTTACGGAACCCAAAGTGATCCTCGCATGCCCATCTCCAATCTTGGTTTGTATATTTGGTGCCGATTTAACGACTTTATCTAAAACAATGGCCATTTGTTGACCTACGTTAGCCCCAGTAATATCCGCAAACTTAGCCGCACCCACCGGGTTAAACACCAAGGTCACTTCAGGCTCACCAAATTGTCCAAAGGCAATGGAAGCATCTTCCAAACTAGAACCACCTAAGTCCGTGTCAGATTTCAACAGGTAAGGTCGAGCTCCAGCATTTATATTTGTAGCATTTTCGGTTTTACCAAAATAGACCACTGTTTTTTCTGGGATCTTT
The DNA window shown above is from Deltaproteobacteria bacterium and carries:
- a CDS encoding DUF366 family protein yields the protein MKTKWINKIIKYDGSQLRPLFAYENFNILGNSVLAWLGPCEIPFSNMKDLEDVLAVSPIRGGFMLHFIVEIFHQNLFSGVILQRLFASIVKDEIMEMLAVKKSKYKLFRDGDDIYSLDRKLSISIASQSVLSTQIHFAVNVTNEGTPVKTLCLEDLKIEPEVLAKKVLKKFQTEFDTIMEATMKVRSL
- the queC gene encoding 7-cyano-7-deazaguanine synthase QueC; this translates as MKKSDKTVVILSGGLDSSVNLYLAAQQTKVELALTFNYGQRAFEKEIQASQKLTQNLGIKHQVIDLQWMKLFGKSSLIDNSLAIPKSEVSIDDHNTSLQTAKSVWVPNRNGIFLNIGAGFAESLGVKYLIPGFNLEEATTFPDNSLEFMKALDHSFSFSTQNKVETFCFTVNLNKTEIVSMGMQLQLPFKELWPCYLTAEKWCGECESCKRFKRALIANKLDLHSYFRI
- the recJ gene encoding single-stranded-DNA-specific exonuclease RecJ; its protein translation is MAITTMEVNPLLSQESLKIPDFLLKFLIARGFKSSQEIKEFLYPKISTLSDPFLVLNMDKAVQRLLLALDSQEKIAIYGDYDLDGTFGLILLKEGLEKLGFKFIIPFQPLRHRDGYGLHSHYVEEIKSRGCHLILTVDVGITANEACDKAKDLGVDVIVTDHHLPQDRLPSAFCIVNPNQEGDKSGLNYLCGAGVALYLIRALRKKMLDLGYSTSFDIKELLPYYAIATITDMVPLIKDNRLLLKFAFESFKKVENKGLTALLSKLDLKGKKLDVEDIGIKLAPKINALGRLEKDKQPMELLFLENEIQANAYVEELLDLNTKRRAFQDKGVNIVEQHILENNLEESIKRDHFLYFFSDKIHPGVTGLIANHFMTELGVACLIGSVNPETGTVISSGRKPEDSPGSLVEFISSIKSETCDGGGHSCAIGFEFHLDEASRIHKLATHYFLKNQLDNQLDIVIEKPHPEHQLKFDAEINWKDLHFKNYLWLEFMEPFGVGFEEPRFLIKNVSFIQLTLLKNKHFKLVAIDSSHNEKNDFLLFNPNSFQRRLITEGLDNLDVVVKIKRDKFRNQNKIQLLIEDVCRHESFKN
- the secF gene encoding protein translocase subunit SecF; translated protein: MKTTNNVKVKEDDFGRFDFVKNIGLFGGISLVLVIVSLIYLAIRGINYGIDFRGGTEIQVKFVNPVSIDSLRNSSEKLGIGDIGIQSFGDTNEFVIRFQGKIGATDKETNDILNQSIAKVKTMIEVEFGAQKPDIRRVDSVGPQVGAELKKNGFLSVFYCLLVILIYISLRFDYKYAPGAVICLFHDAVITLGIFVLVGKEVNVPILAAILTLIGFSLNDTIVVFDRIRETEEAYKNKPISFLINKAINDMLSRTIITSGTVFISALSLYAFAGGTVGDIAFALCIGIFFGTYSSIYVAAPFIIVFEKLKYLAKA
- the secD gene encoding protein translocase subunit SecD, whose protein sequence is MENYRWRLTATLLGVFTAVILLTPNVFNTGKISWWPAQKKLNYGLDIQGGLHLVMGVDVNGVMTETATRLANSIKKELSTSKEPVAITDFKITNGEKGEITFELPTALDVDKASKQIMEKHGVLLQEFAKTDRILVLRYLENQLAETKSKVIAQSIETIRNRIDEFGVAEPSISQQGLDRILVQLPGMTDAENAKKLINTTAKLDFMIVNRDVSPADLQKWIQEAEKAGNYSIQTMKYSEYTNKINLDLKGKIPEKTVVYFGKTENATNINAGARPYLLKSDTDLGGSSLEDASIAFGQFGEPEVTLVFNPVGAAKFADITGANVGQQMAIVLDKVVKSAPNIQTKIGDGHARITLGSVRNRDESLAEAKMISTALRAGSLPASLEQLEERRVGPSLGGDSIRKAELGAFVGSLLVILFMLFYYRGMGVVATVSMAVNILSVFGLLTALGATLTLPGIAGIALTVGFAVDANVLIQERIKEELLKGASWKLAIKEGYHRAMSAILDSNVTVAATGGILLYFGTGPVKGFAVTLLIGIVTTLFANVFVSKLIVDTLIFKWNYKQISIGLPVKPN